One Festucalex cinctus isolate MCC-2025b chromosome 1, RoL_Fcin_1.0, whole genome shotgun sequence genomic region harbors:
- the LOC144016802 gene encoding LOW QUALITY PROTEIN: solute carrier family 25 member 36-A-like (The sequence of the model RefSeq protein was modified relative to this genomic sequence to represent the inferred CDS: inserted 1 base in 1 codon): MSQRDTLVHLFAGGCGGTVGAILTCPLEVVKTRLQSSSVTLYISEVQLSTVNGTSVARVAPPGPLHCLKLIFEREGLRSLFRGLGPNLVGVAPSRAIYFAAYSTAKEKLNGVLEADSTQVHMVSAGMAGFTAITATNPIWLIKTRMQLDSRNRGERRMNAFDCVRRVYQMDGLRGFYKGMSASYAGISETVIHFVIYESIKRKLLQSRAQTSMEGEEESVKDASDFVGMMLAAATSKTCATTIAYPHEVIRTRLREEGSKYRSFFQTLLTVPREEGYRALYRGLTTHLVRQIPNTAIMXCTYEVVVYLFGR, encoded by the exons ATGAGCCAAAGGGACACACTGGTTCATTTGTTCGCCGGGGG ATGTGGGGGTACAGTGGGTGCTATCTTGACGTGTCCTCTGGAAGTGGTGAAAACCAGACTGCAGTCCTCCTCCGTTACACTTTATATCTCTGAAGTCCAGCTCAGCACCGTAAACGGCACCAGCGTCGCCCGTGTGGCTCCACCGGGACCTCTGCACTGTCTCAA ATTAATATTCGAGCGAGAGGGACTGCGCTCACTCTTTAGAGGACTGGGACCCAACCTTGTGGGCGTGGCACCTTCGAG GGCGATCTACTTCGCTGCCTATTCAACAGCCAAGGAGAAGCTGAATGGCGTGCTGGAGGCAGACTCCACCCAGGTGCACATGGTGTCTGCTGGAATGGCAG GGTTCACCGCCATCACAGCCACCAACCCCATTTGGCTGATAAAGACCCGCATGCAGCTGGACTCCAG GAACCGGGGCGAACGCCGCATGAACGCGTTTGACTGTGTTCGGCGGGTGTACCAGATGGACGGCCTGCGAGGTTTTTACAAGGGGATGTCGGCGTCGTACGCGGGCATCTCTGAGACGGTCATCCATTTTGTCATCTATGAAAGCATCAAACGTAAGCTGCTGCAGTCCAGGGCTCAAACCAGCATGGAGGGCGAGGAGGAGTCTGTCAAAGACGCCTCGGACTTCGTTGGCATGATGCTCGCGGCGGCCACTTCTAAGACCTGTGCCACCACCATTGCATACCCACACG AGGTCATCCGCACGAGGCTACGAGAAGAGGGGAGCAAGTACCGCTCCTTCTTCCAAACGCTGCTCACCGTACCCCGAGAGGAGGGTTACCGGGCGCTATACCGCGGCCTCACCACCCACCTTGTCAGACAGATTCCCAACACGGCCATCA AGTGCACCTATGAAGTGGTGGTCTACCTGTTTGGCCGTTAG